One Vicia villosa cultivar HV-30 ecotype Madison, WI linkage group LG5, Vvil1.0, whole genome shotgun sequence genomic window, AAGTGTTTCTCCGTAACCTGATACACAAATATATCTTTGGATCAATTTAAGGAAAAGTGAGTGTATCTAAAATATAAATGCATGGGGTGCGTACATGATTAATATGGAAGTGTATCTTCAGATCAATTTAAGGTACTCAATTAAGAATGTATGGGGTGCGTATATGACTAATACGGAAGCGTTTCTCCTTATCAATTTAGAGCAAAAATGAGAGTGTGGTTCTTATATGCATGTATATGGTGTACAATAGATGCGTCCGGAAATACATTttcaaacaatattttaaaatttccatAGAAGTGGCAGAAACAATTTAGTTTTTTAACTTGTAGTCTTAGAAAGCAAGTTAACGAGGATctaaaaatagataaaaataaagaattactagactttttttttaagcaagatgatataaaaggaagagaaaaataaagaatTACTAGACATCGTTGACATATCAACCTTCCTTCCTTCGTTGCATTTCTCTTAAAATAACTGTCGCAATATTAACTCAAGTTTGAAATGCGCACATCATCACTCTTCCCTCGGTTCTGAGATCCTTCGATTTACCTTAAAAGTTGATGACATTATCTCATCCCAACACTTTCTatttcttctccaacaaatcttCCATAAAAACATCACAAAATTGTTCTGATCACGCTGATTCAAAATGTGAATATCTTCTTAAGGGAAACATTATTAGCTTACATTCAATTTTCCATTGTAAATAATCATAATTAAGACTTAGATTAAGATGGCAGCATTTGATCTCAAACTGTTTCTGTTACTCTCTCTTTTATCCATTACTACTTGTATCGATGCAACTTCCCGAAAGCCTTCGAGTTTGGAACCTCTTCTTCGCCGCTTTTCTGATTTGAATCGGAATAGTTTTCCCAAAGGATTTGTTTTTGGAACAGCCTCTTCTGCTTATCAGGCACCAACTCTATATCTTTCATTTTCTTCTATCATCTTTCAATTAATGTGCATTGTAGAATTGTAGCTGTTAGATGTTTAATTTTACGTACCGATCAGTTTcatgttatttgaatttttttgtagTCTGAAGGTGCAGCATTTGAAGGTGGAAAAGGACCTAGTAATTGGGATAACTTCACTCATAAATATCCAGGTTGTTAAAGCACTGTAGTGTGATTTATAATCACATCGCAATTATGGCCTGATGTGATTGCAGTTATTtctaaattgaattgaatttcctATTTACATAGCATGGATGGATTTTTCCTAGATATTAATGACATGGGTTGCAGAGAAAATTAGAGATAGAAGTAATGGAGATGTAGCCGATGATTCCTATCATCGCTACAAGGAAGATATTGGACTCATGAAGGATTTGAATATGGATGCTTATAGATTCTCCATTTCTTGGTCTAGAGTTCTACCAAGTATGACATTTTTATGCACATTTGTGATTTGTAGTAAGCATTATAAATTTTGTGATTTGCACATTTGTGATTTGCAGAAGGAAAGCTTAGTGGAGGTTTAAATCCTGAAGGAATAAAATACTACAACAACCTCATCGACGAGCTATTAGCTAATGGTAAAGATTCAtcaatgtttattttatattgcgTCTGAATCATATCCATGTGGTTGTTATTCGTTGAGAGTAATGCAGGTTTGCAACCATATGTGACACTTTTCCATTGGGACGTTCCCCAAGCTTTAGAGGATGAGTATGGCGGTTTATTAGGTCGTCGTATTGTGTGAGTGATGTTAATTTTCCATCTAGCTAGAACAATTTCTTTGTGACTATTTATGAAAATGTTGCAGAAAATATAATTTGTTGATTAACATATGGAATTCGCAATCTTGCAGAGATGATTTTAGGGATTATGCTGAACTTTGCTACAAGGAATTTGGTGATAGGGTTAAACATTGGATTACTTTGAATGAACCATATAGTGTGAGCACGAATGCTTATGTATATGGAAAGTTTGCACCGGGTCGATGTTCAGATTGGTTGAAACTGAATTGCACAGGAGGTGATTCAGGGACAGAACCTTATTTAGCTGCACACAACCTACTTCTTGCCCATTCTGCTGCAGCAAATTTGTACAAGACCAAATATAAGGTGGTAGATCATGCTTCTTTTTTTGTATGAACTTGTTGGAGCTGTTACTAACTAAATAAACAAAATGCAGTCATCTCAACATGGTATAGTAGGGATTACCTTAATCTCACACTGGCCTGTGCCGGCTACTACAGCGAAAGCAGATGTTGATGCTGCACAACGATTCCTCGACTTCATTTTTGGATGGTAAAGATTAAACTCAACTACTAATAGGAAATCAGAGACGAGTATTTCATTATTTTGATTGCATCTGATTTTTGCTGTAGGTTTATGGATCCACTCACACGAGGCGAATATCCAAGAAGCATGCGAAATTTGGTTGAAAAGAGGCTGCCAAAGTTCTCAAGAGAAGAATCAAGAGAACTTAAGGGGTCTTTTGATTTTTTAGGACTAAACTATTACACATCCTACTATGTTGCTGATGCACCTCACCTGCGCAATGCGCGACCAGCCAAACAAACTGATTCTCTTATTAATGTTACATGTAAGTACCAAGTTAATTAAATGCTTTCACTAGTATTTATATCTAAacattgtttgttattttttttaatgacagTTGAATATAATGGCAAGCCCCTTGGTCCAATGGTATGTATTTCATCATTTCATTAGCAGCTAACTTACATAAGAATGCTTTTCATTTGTAGTTTTTGTGTTCCAAGAGATTATTTCTAAAATAGaaaataactttatttataattttatgcaGTCTGCTTCGAGTTGGTTATGTATTTATCCACGCGGATTTAGACAGTTGTTGCTTTACGTCAAGAATAAGTACAACAATCCCTTAATTTATATTACTGAAAATGGTGATACTTCTATCGTACTTCTTATTTTCTAAGATATGATATGCATAATATTAATAAAGCTAAGGAAAGTCTAACAAAATAAATTGATAGGTCGTGACGAGTTCAACGATCCAACATTATCACTTGAAGAATCTCTTTTAGATACTGACAGAATTGATTACTATTTTCGTCATCTTTACTATCTTGCAACTGCAATCAAGTAAGTTATATTTTATCAGAAGAATCTGTAAGCCTCTAGTTATTATGGGCAACAAATTTTTGGAGCTTAACTCTTTTGCTTTTGTTGATCTTTCTGCATAACAGGGATGGTGTGAATGTAAAGGGATTTTTTGCATGGTCATTGTTGGATAACTTTGAATGGGAATCAGGCTTGAGCTTGAGATTTGGACTCGTCTTCGTGGATTTTAAAAACGGCCAGAAAAGACATCCAAAACTTTCCGCGGATTGGTTCAAAAATTTCCTCATAAAATCTTAGACATATATATTTTACATGCTTCAGAGTTAACCATGCGGCGAGCCTCCTTCAGAGTGTTGAAATGGGTTCTTTGTTTGTTGGTTTTAAGTTAATATGATTTTGTTTCCTATATTTTACAGTTTGTTTACACATTTGGCTTATTGAGCCTTCGAATATATTGTGATTTTCCTATTGTTGAGTTTACAGAATTTTCATAAATATTCTTTAGCAGTATACTACCCTCAAATATATACTGTTGCATCAATGTGAAAGAGCAAGAACTCAATCCTGTAATTTCATATTGTATTACGATTAACGATCAAATTCATATCATATTATTGGAGATCAACATGACATCAAGCTGTAACTCTAATGTTTTTTAAGAAAATTCTTAAACCAATGGGCAGAGAGTTTACGGTGTCTTTTAAGATTATCTTTGTAATCGACAAAGTTGATTCCAAATCGCACGGTGTATCCGGCAATCCATTCAAAGTTGTCTAAAAGTGACCATGCAAAATATCCTTGTACTTTCACGCCATGCCTTCACACATATAAGAAATTATAGTAgataaaataaatcaatataaaataaaataagaagagAGATGGTTCTACTTACTTGATTGCAGATGAGATATAATAAAGATGACGATAAAAGTAATCAATTCTATAAGTATCCATAAGTGCCTCTTCGAGTGATAGCGTTGGATCATTGAACTCGTCCATACCATTTTCTGTTATGTATATGACAGGATTGTTATACTTTGTCTTTGTGTACAGCAGTAGTTCCTGAATCCCCCTTGGATAAACAAATAGCCAAGGCGAAGCAGCCTGGACATAATGTTGTTTCTAAGTTATTCGTAAAACAAACAAATCATATAAACGAAGTATCTGATTGTATAAATGTCAATACGTGTGTACGCGCAAGTGTGCACACATTCGTATCCCAGAAGTAACGATAACTGAAATAAAGTCTTACTCACCTGTGGTCCAATTGGTATCCCATTTCGCTCAGCTGTCATAAGTCATAGTAGGATACATTTTACATCAAAGAAAGGAATTATCttcttttcattgaaaaataaaattcaagttgTGAACAAGGTATCCCTACTTGTTAAATTGACATGAGTATCCTTAAAATAGGTAGATTTGCTTGTGTCGTTATTTGAACGTGGTATATTGGCAGCATAATTTGAGGTGTAGTAATTGattccgataaaatcaaatgagcCGGTAAGCATCTTGGATTGCTCTTGAGTGAACTTTGGTAAACGATTTCCCACAAAAGACACCATGCATAGTGGATACTCTCCTGTTGTCATTGGCTGCATAAACCTGCAACATAAAACTATTAAGAAGCTCGAaacataacataaacatacatataaATGTCGTGATTCGTGATTTTGCAGACAATTATGAACAAATGCAGTATTACGGTTGCAGGGTCAAGACAAAACTTGATAGGAAATGATAGGCATTACCATCCAAACATGAAATCAAGAGCACGTTGAGCAGCTTGATGATCTAGCGTGTCATTTGAGAACGGCAAAAACCAGTGACAATTTAAGGTGATGCCTATTGAACCATTTTGAGAAGCCTGCTTCCATTATTCCGAGTAAGATGATTTTATGGACAATCATAACAAAATTTCGATTTACGGCTCTGTACCTGATAATTGGTTCTATAAATTTTGACAGCGGCTGCATGAGCAAGAAGTTGGTGGTGTGAGGCCATGTAGGGCTCTGTACCCATACTGTAAGAATGTGGCTCATTAAGAGTAATCCAATGCTTCACTCTGTCTCCGAATTCCTTGAAGCATACCTCCGCATAGTCCCGAAAATCATTTCTGCATATAGAATTCAACAGCAAAGAAAACATGAAAAATCAAACGATGTCATAATGCTCTAACATGGATCATGCATATAGAAATTTGTTCTGTGAAACTTACACAATATTCGGGCTCAAGAAACCTTCATACTCGTCTTGTAAGGCTTGGGGAAGATCCCAATGGAAAAGGGTTACAAATGGTACTAGACCTGTATCAACAAGTCCATCAATCAATAATATGGCATATACTAACATAGTATTCCCTCCTAATGTAGTATGCTTTATGCATTACCGTTATTGAGTAGCTCATCGATCAAACTGTTGTAATATTTGATTCCTTCTCGGTTGATACCTGCGCTTACTTTTCCTTCTGCATATTTGTTCAGAGTTGTTAATGTAAACGAAAGATTCAACCATATGAAACTCTTTAAGGATGTGATTAAATTCAAACATTTGGTATTACTTGGCAATATCCTTGGCCAAGAGATGGAGAATCTGTATGCATCTGTGTTCATATACTTCATGATTGCAACATCATCCTATTAACATGTAAAAATTGTAAGCACGTATACTGGACACAAAATTCAAACATAATTTTATAATTTGCAAATTGGTCCCTATTTTTGAAACTTTAAATTTAGTACAgaagttttaaaatttataaaaatgaccccaaaattttaacaaataattATCACAATCTATTGGATGTAGCAGTACCTTATAACGATGATACTGATCAACAGCTACATCTCCATTGCTTCTATCCAATATGTTTTCTGTATGCAATTACACCCATTActaaatacaaaaaaaacaaaaaaaacaaaaagacaaTTGACTGCCAGCATTACTGTaatcaaattaatataaaatattaatttgaattttaatgtATTATTTGAGTTGAGCACAATTTTGTAGAAAATTATTAGTTATGTTAGTTATAATGATAAAGTAAatgttattattaaaatatttttattagtagtAGTTAATGAAATAAGAAGataaattaaaatctaataagtatttttttatattctAAATGGAAAAACATTTTAAGATAGATATTGCAAAAGGATAGTGTATCTCAAATCTCATTATAGACTTTTCCCTTTcacaaaatgacaaatagaacATGTGCAGTTTATTTACCCAAAAAAAAGAACATGTCCAATATTAGTGACAAAAGAGGAGTTCCATTATGCATGTTTAGTTCAGATTAGAAAAACATCTATTGATGTTTGGCTTTTACCCTTTTGGTTTCACCAATGACTTTGATGCACTCTGACAGACACATCCAATTTCAGTAACCAcccactattttattttattttaatatttagtttaaaaatCTGTTAAATCCAATTGCAATAAAAACAATTCCATAGCAACAATTTGACCACATTAGGAATCATATTAAGTATTTTTAAACAGTATTATTTTGGTCTTACATGCTAAAaccatttgttttattttattttgaaattaaagaGGTTTATATACCAAAAATTATTGATTTAAGAGAAAATAGGAGTTGCACTAACTATGTAAAGTAGTTTTACACAGTCATTTGGTTGAATTGGCATAATAGTAATTTGTATTAAAGGACCGTGTAAAATTTCTTTTGTACACTAATTCCATTAAAATTTATGatagtcatatataaataaaatttaaaattacattCCTTCCTATTTTAAAGACTTGTTTTTTaagtatcaaaaaaaaaataaagacttgtttttagaaaaatgttttttgcattttatttatttgtagttTCCAAAGTACAAAATAGCATTatcatgttttataaaaaatattcctAACTATTTATTTTTGATAGTTTAATTGTAAATTGAGAACATTAATAGTATATAGCTAAATGACTAAATgtactaaaaaataataaattattttgttaaaaataataaaatttaatagtttttttatgtGGATAAATAATCTTAAcacaagaataaaaaaaatctatttaataTTATCAACCACATAAACGTCTTTAACAAAAATAACACAAAGTTTTCTCATCAATAATATTAAAAGAGaacaattttatattttgttttttaatgtgTTATTGTTCAAGAGATAATTAAGAAAAGAAAGTACTAAGGAATAAAGAAATATATCTtcatacaaaaaaatattataccTGGATATTTATGAGTATAGTTATCCCATATACTTTGTCCTCTACCACCTTCATTTGCAGCACCTTCATACTACATTATCAACACAGAAAGCCATACCTTACAAAATAAATAACCTCCATTTCTCAAGCTTCAACACTATTACCTATACACAATCTATAGTACTCACTACATTCCCAAGTTTTTGTTCGAAATTTTTTAATGATCGAGCGTGTTTATCTTTTGGATAATCTTAGAAAACGTACCTGATAGGAGGAGGAGGCAGTACCAAAAATGAAACCTGTGGGAAAACTACTCCGATTTAGAGAAGTCCGGTCAACGAGTGTAGTAGGAGTAACAGCTGCCGCCATTATAATAAGAGTCGAGACACCAAGGTTGAAGAGATTTAGATAGCCATTAAATGCCATGCCCTTGTGAAACTGATTCTGTTCAATCACAATTACAGTTgcagagaatgaatatgaacttGATTGTTTTTCAAGATATATGAAAGGGATATATAGGAAAACTGTGACTTGTACAAGAAAAAAAACAAGACATGTGTGAGAGAGTTGAAAATTTTAGTATGCTAATGACCACTAATTTGGAGTATGTTAGGTTTTTTTTAAGAGTAAATATTTGTATCCAATTAGGTAGATACAGAATGTAAGATGCAAAaactatattaaaaatattttaaaataatttctaaaattgaATAAATGTTATTTATATTTATCTGTTTGTTGGTATATGCAGAAAGATTGTCAGGGGTTGCAACTGATAACAAAATCCAGACTTAGAGACAAACCTGATAAACATTTTGGAATACTAAAAATGTAGAAGATCAGATTGATACACCCTTACAAGTTCAGAGagaaaattgttataaataatatAGTTTCCTCTCTATTCTCTGTTAGTCTCATTGTAAAAAATAATTAGTctcgtaaaaaataaaataaaaattgaatgtgAAAATGAGAATATGTTTACATGACTGCGATTTACCGTTTACATTTgacattaaataatttatatataaaacagATCTAAgtaaaacattttttatgatttataactTGTCTTGCTACATTAATACTATATTAATAAAAGAAAGTGACAGTTCTGTTATTAGTAATAACAGTTAAAATCCCATGttacaaaatatcataaaaaGAATGTTTAAGTACACTTTTGATCCTCGTGTCACGAAaatgatcatgtcttttttaaaTCTACGAATTTGGTCCTTACCTCCACTTACGCCCTCCAGAAATGCATATTCTCTAGGCATAACTGGGTTAAGATCTTCCAACAATAAATCAATAAACCACTTCCAACAGTactctttttgtttctttaaagTACTTCTAAGGGCATTTCGATTTAAAAGTGCTTTTAGATTTTTGgatattcttttattaattacaagtttttttagtaattttatatttgtgttatttatttaaatattttgttttaattttgttaatagttataatttactaagaaattaaaaacatattaattaaTTCTCTTAATATATGGAATGGTATATTGAAAGGTttgcataaaaataaatagaataagaatatgaaaaatcAAGTTTAACAATAAAATTTGAATGACTGTAATTAACGGAAAGATATCTCTAAAATCTTTCATAActattgtatttttaatattttggatgttTCCAATTATTGTATTTATCAATTAAAATCTtacaattaaataatacattaatttaattttaaaatcttcaaattattattttgaatCGTAAAAAATGTTGAtagtaaatttaaaaatttatttcttaAATTGGAAAATATATGGAACATTTAATTAGAAAGAGTATTACCCAACAAAAATTATTGCAAAATCCCAATTATAATTACTTTAGTTTacaatatcataattaatttGACAAAATAAAATGTGAAACCTTTAGATAGATAGATTATTATTTGTAACAAATAGTGAAAAATGACGTTTCAAATTTGTTAATATAACACTAATTTTAAGGTAAAAATATAAATcgataaataaaataacataaataaaatttcaattttttttaatatgcatgtgataattttttattaatcgaTTATAAATGACTCAATTGTAACTTTTTCAgttacaaatataaaaattaaacctAGAGAAGTTTTAAATGAGTTTTAATATGTAATCTgacaattataatatattattctaTCTAATCAAAGAGTTTTAATATCTAATTTTgacaattataattatatattactcTTTCTAATCAAAGAGCtttaataaataatggtttataatAATACAATTGCACCCTATATGTCGtgtctctttttaaaaaaattgtattaaattattattaatgaattgaaaataAATCATATTATGATAATTTCACACTTATTTTTTATGCAAATCAATCATTTTATGATGTTTGTACATAGACTTTAttactataaaataaatatttcagtcatttactaaatttttatttaagtttttctttttaaaatttaataataaattaactataattaaaacTACTATTAAAATGTAACAAATtatatcaaaatttcaatttatcaaaaaactttaatgtttttttatgataaaacggTATCATTTATACTTATTAAAATGTTATATATGTTTGTATATAATAAaagaacatgagacaattatgatagaaatatacataaattttttatgaaaaatataaatatatcattctttttacatttctacaattatatattatcattttatttaattagtacacATAATATAAAGTTTTATCACCGCATCAAAAGTAAATTTTGCCTCTTTatataaatgtaaaaaataaaatacattaattgaaataattttaattattataataatatacattaaacgtagaaacttttaagcatttgATGGGAGCTGTCttacattttaggtttgaaaaaatgagttaatatctcgaataggtttaataaattttatttttaagtatgtttaatttcttaattaaaattatattttttatattatattaatatacattaaatgtagaaacttttaagcatttgacgggagcggtcatacattttaggtttgggaAAATaggctaatatctcaaataagTTTAACTCATTTGAATTCATTTGGAGTTTgttaactcatctgaattgatgggtagatgtgaacgtatatATGAGATACCATGTATTGACtaatcattttaatgtctatcttttaactatttttttttactgttttataaaattgaagcaGGCACATGTTAGAACAGAAGCGTACTTGCAAAATTTTGAAGCGTAAACAATAGTTtagtttttcaatttaaaatattgttactataaaagtaatttgAGAGTTGTCTTTTTAACTTAATGTAATAATACTTATTatcatttttaaacaaattttattccaaggttaaatatttaattatttagatccttatttgagatatagtatattttgaaattatttagatttttatagaaaggttaataaaacaaaatcaattgaaattttataatttttataaacttaagaaataattaaaacttatcatagtcttttcaaattgattttataattgtaatcatgataaaaatattttaaatggtagtcatgaaaatttaatgataaatggtaatcatgaaaaataatgataaaagataaaaaattattaatatagtcAATTTTATTTACTGAATAAgctacaattatttttataaacgcgaataagttataaataattttatgaaagtaataaatttaactatttatacaattaTTTGTATAAATGAGAATAAAAAGCAGAATatgaaattttcataattttttattttagaattaatttgaAAAAGCATTTTAAATTTGAGATTCATATATTTATTACACTATCCAATGGAGATTACTTAATacgattattttaaatatatgagaataaatatatattatttaccatatgttttaatttctatttttttataattgtactTATTCAAATCTAATTACTCTATTAACATATtcatattttcatatttgtt contains:
- the LOC131602040 gene encoding cyanogenic beta-glucosidase-like, producing MKDLNMDAYRFSISWSRVLPKGKLSGGLNPEGIKYYNNLIDELLANGLQPYVTLFHWDVPQALEDEYGGLLGRQNIIYDFRDYAELCYKEFGDRVKHWITLNEPYSVSTNAYVYGKFAPGRCSDWLKLNCTGGDSGTEPYLAAHNLLLAHSAAANLYKTKYKSSQHGIVGITLISHWPVPATTAKADVDAAQRFLDFIFGWFMDPLTRGEYPRSMRNLVEKRLPKFSREESRELKGSFDFLGLNYYTSYYVADAPHLRNARPAKQTDSLINVTFEYNGKPLGPMSASSWLCIYPRGFRQLLLYVKNKYNNPLIYITENGRDEFNDPTLSLEESLLDTDRIDYYFRHLYYLATAIKDGVNVKGFFAWSLLDNFEWESGLSLRFGLVFVDFKNGQKRHPKLSADWFKNFLIKS
- the LOC131602039 gene encoding beta-glucosidase 12-like; translation: MAFNGYLNLFNLGVSTLIIMAAAVTPTTLVDRTSLNRSSFPTGFIFGTASSSYQYEGAANEGGRGQSIWDNYTHKYPENILDRSNGDVAVDQYHRYKDDVAIMKYMNTDAYRFSISWPRILPKGKVSAGINREGIKYYNSLIDELLNNGLVPFVTLFHWDLPQALQDEYEGFLSPNIVNDFRDYAEVCFKEFGDRVKHWITLNEPHSYSMGTEPYMASHHQLLAHAAAVKIYRTNYQASQNGSIGITLNCHWFLPFSNDTLDHQAAQRALDFMFGWFMQPMTTGEYPLCMVSFVGNRLPKFTQEQSKMLTGSFDFIGINYYTSNYAANIPRSNNDTSKSTYFKDTHVNLTTERNGIPIGPQAASPWLFVYPRGIQELLLYTKTKYNNPVIYITENGMDEFNDPTLSLEEALMDTYRIDYFYRHLYYISSAIKHGVKVQGYFAWSLLDNFEWIAGYTVRFGINFVDYKDNLKRHRKLSAHWFKNFLKKH